One genomic region from Yarrowia lipolytica chromosome 1C, complete sequence encodes:
- a CDS encoding uncharacterized protein (Compare to YALI0C20265g, uniprot|Q6CBB8 Yarrowia lipolytica YlABC2), with translation MEQTPPDYTGLDKNIDAEVRSIAESMYQTRREGVNDSDTDEELQRTNTIQPNLNVNPFLDTSDPQLDPLSKEFNSRKWIKTILGLKARFGNSRSISAGVSFKNLSAFGYGGGNDYQKTFTNSVMAIGPMIKKVLGGNKGSEVQILRHFDGLVRAGETCVVLGRPGSGCTTFLKSVACETYGFHLGEKSEWNYQGVPRDVMQKNARGEIVYNAEVDVHFPHLTVGDTLLFAALARTPQNRLEGVSREQHATHVRDVSMAMLGLTHTMDTKVGNDFVRGVSGGERKRVSIAESVVCGAPLQCWDNSTRGLDAANATEFIRSLRLSAEMTDASMFVSLYQASQEAYDMFDKVCVLYEGRQIYFGKTTEAKQFFLDLGFDCADRQTTGDFLTSLTNPIERIIRPGWESRVPRTPDDFEKCWLESEARQLLLQDIDEFNNEFVLGGPALDNFMGLRKDAQAKHTRVQSPYTISWPMQTRLCLWRGFLRIKGDMSTDIATVFGNFVMALVLSSMFYNMPQTTESFFSRGALLFFAILINAFASILEILSLYEQRPIVDKQNRYAMYHPAADALAAIITTFPTKTLTLVSVNLTIYFMTNLRREVGPFFIFFLFSLLCTMAMSMIFRTIGSVTKTLEQALAPASIIILALVIYTGFSLPISYMHGWARWINWLNPVAYGFEAVMVNEFRNREYECSMFVPSGGAYENVSLDYRSCAAVGAEPGLRFVNGDAFINQSYEYYNAHLWRNMGILFGFIIFFGAFYLFAVEYIQGAKSKGEVLVFRKEHIKKQRKEKNGDIESGVTMAGEKGTQESESSNTSINLQAQRGIYQWKDVCYDIKVKDGERRLLDHVDGFVKPGTLTALMGASGAGKTTLLDVLADRKSTGVVTGEMLVNGEHRDGSFQRKTGYVQQQDLHTATATVRESLEFSALLRQPSSIPESEKLAYVDEVIRILEMETYADAVVGVPGEGLNVEQRKRLTIGVELAAKPELLLFLDEPTSGLDSQTAWSIVKLLKKLAANGQAILCTIHQPSAILFQEFDRLLFLASGGRTVYYGDIGPQSSILTEYFERNGADPCPKQGNPAEWMLEVIGAAPGSTAKRDWPVVWAESPERAAKREELDEMARTVERVQTNTTERDSTGYSDSDQFAVGWWTQFKIVSKRQFQALWRTPSYLWSKVFLCAASAIFIGFSFFKAPNDMQGLQNKMFSFFMLFLIFNTVVEQIIPQFDKMRELYEARERSSKTYSWQVFMGSNMVVELIWQFFMGVIVFFCFYYPVGFQWTAEYNDSVHERGGLFFLYVLLLFLYNSTFAHMLIAGIDNKDTAAQIGTLLFTLMLLFCGVLATKEQMPGFWVFMYRVSPLTYFVGGMMATGMGRAPVTCSPHELVRFPAVPGKSCGEYMDGFISALGDSAGYLVSSSADMCEYCPMKSSDQFLDSVDISYTQRWRNWGILWAYPLFNIFAAFALYYFFRVPKKSKAQKA, from the exons ATGGaacaaacacctccagaCTACACTGGTCTGGACAAGAACATTGACGCCGAAGTGCGGTCAATCGCCGAGTCCATGTACCAGACCCGACGAGAAGGTGTGAATGACTCCGATACAGATGAAGAGCTGCAGCGAACTAACACTATCCAGCCCAACCTCAACGTGAACCCCTTCCTGGACACCTCCGATCCCCAGCTGGACCCCCTCTCTAAGGAGTTTAACTCTCGAAAGTGGATCAAGACCATTCTCGGCCTCAAGGCGCGGTTTGGAAACAGCAGATCCATTTCGGCTGGTGTCTCTTTTAAGAACCTCAGTGCGTTTGGATATGGTGGAGGAAACGACTACCAGAAGACTTTCACCAACTCTGTGATGGCTATTGGGCCCATGATCAAGAAGGTCCTGGGTGGCAACAAGGGCTCTGAGGTGCAGATTTTGCGACACTTTGACGGCCTGGTGCGTGCTGGTGAGACTTGCGTTGTTCTTGGACGACCTGGTTCTGGATGCACCACTTTCCTGAAGAGTGTTGCCTGTGAGACTTATGGATTTCATCTGGGAGAGAAGTCTGAATGGAATTATCAGG GTGTCCCCCGAGATGTCATGCAAAAGAATGCACGTGGCGAAATCGTCTACAACGCCGAAGTTGATGTCCACTTTCCCCATCTAACTGTCGGAGACACTCTTCTCTTCGCTGCTCTCGCGAGAACTCCACAGAACCGTCTGGAGGGTGTCAGCCGAGAGCAGCACGCCACCCATGTGCGTGATGTGTCCATGGCAATGCTCGGTCTGACCCACACCATGGATACCAAGGTCGGAAACGACTTTGTGCGAGGTGTTTCCGGAGGAGAGCGAAAGCGAGTCTCTATCGCCGAGTCTGTTGTCTGCGGTGCCCCTCTGCAGTGCTGGGACAACTCCACTCGAGGTCTTGATGCCGCCAACGCCACTGAGTTCATCCGATCCCTGCGCCTTTCGGCTGAGATGACCGACGCCTCCATGTTTGTCTCTCTCTACCAGGCCTCTCAGGAGGCCTATGACATGTTCGACAAGGTCTGCGTGCTCTACGAGGGCCGACAGATCTACTTTGGCAAGACCACTGAGGCGAAGCAGTTCTTCCTGGACCTGGGTTTCGACTGTGCTGACCGACAAACCACAGGCGACTTCCTCACCTCTCTAACTAACCCCATTGAGCGAATCATCCGACCTGGCTGGGAATCTCGAGTGCCCCGAACTCCtgacgactttgagaagTGCTGGCTTGAGTCCGAGGCCCGACAGTTGCTGCTCCAAGACATTGACGAGTTCAACAACGAGTTCGTCCTTGGAGGTCCTGCTCTCGACAACTTCATGGGTCTCCGAAAGGACGCCCAGGCCAAGCATACCCGTGTTCAGTCGCCCTACACCATCTCGTGGCCCATGCAGACCCGTCTGTGTCTATGGAGAGGTTTCCTTCGAATTAAGGGAGACATGTCTACCGATATCGCAACAGTTTTCGGTAACTTTGTTATGGCTCTCGTTTTGTCATCCATGTTCTACAACATGCCCCAGACTACTGAATCGTTTTTCTCTCGAGGAGCTCTCCTCTTCTTTGCTATTCTCATCAACGCCTTTGCATCTATCTTGGAAATTCTGTCTCTTTACGAACAGCGACCCATTGTTGACAAGCAGAATCGCTATGCCATGTACCATCCCGCGGCTGACGCGCTAGCGGCCATTATCACGACTTTCCCCACAAAGACGCTTACTCTTGTGTCTGTCAATCTGACCATTTACTTCATGACCAACCTGCGACGAGAAGTCGGtcccttcttcatcttttTCCTCTTCTCGCTACTGTGTACCATGGCGATGTCGATGATTTTCCGAACCATTGGATCTGTCACCAAGACTCTTGAACAGGCTCTAGCCCCCGCATCGATCATCATTCTTGCCCTCGTCATCTACACCGGTTTCTCTCTGCCCATCTCCTACATGCATGGATGGGCTCGATGGATCAACTGGCTCAATCCCGTAGCCTATGGTTTTGAAGCTGTGATGGTCAACGAGTTCCGAAACCGGGAGTACGAGTGCTCCATGTTTGTTCCCTCTGGAGGCGCCTACGAGAATGTGTCTCTCGACTACCGATCAtgtgctgctgttggtgcTGAGCCCGGTCTTAGATTTGTTAACGGAGACGCGTTCATTAACCAGTCCTACGAGTACTACAATGCTCATCTGTGGCGAAACATGGGAATTCTGTTTGGTTTCATCATCTTTTTCGGAGCCTTCTACCTGTTTGCCGTCGAGTACATTCAGGGAGCCAAGTCCAAGGGTGAGGTTCTTGTGTTCCGAAAGGAGCACATTAAGAAGCAGcgaaaggagaagaacgGTGACATTGAGTCTGGCGTGACCATGGCCGGCGAGAAGGGTACCCAGGAGTCCGAGTCCTCCAACACCTCTATCAACCTGCAGGCCCAGCGAGGAATCTACCAGTGGAAGGATGTTTGTTATGATatcaaggtcaaggatGGTGAGCGACGTCTTCTGGACCACGTTGATGGTTTTGTCAAACCCGGAACCCTGACTGCACTCATGGGTGCCTCTGGTGCTGGAAAGACCACTCTTCTGGATGTTCTTGCTGACCGAAAGTCCACGGGTGTTGTTACTGGTGAGATGCTTGTCAACGGTGAGCACCGAGACGGCTCCTTCCAGCGAAAGACCGGTTACGTTCAGCAGCAAGATCTTCATACTGCTACTGCCACTGTTCGAGAGTCTCTGGAGTTCTCTGCTCTGCTGCGACAGCCTTCTAGTATTCCTGAGTCCGAGAAGCTTGCTTACGTCGATGAAGTCATTCGAATTCTTGAGATGGAGACCTATGCTGatgccgttgttggtgtgcCTGGTGAAGGTCTTAACGTCGAGCAGCGAAAGCGACTTACTATTGGAGTCGAGCTTGCCGCCAAGCCCGAGCTTCTGCTGTTCCTGGATGAGCCTACTTCCGGTCTTGATTCCCAGACAGCCTGGTCCATTGTCAAACTGCTAAAGAAGCTGGCTGCCAACGGCCAGGCTATTCTGTGTACCATTCATCAGCCCTCTGCAATTCTGTTCCAGGAGTTTGACCGTCTACTTTTCCTTGCCTCTGGAGGCCGAACCGTCTACTATGGCGACATTGGACCCCAGTCCTCTATTCTGACCGAGTACTTTGAGCGAAACGGCGCTGACCCTTGTCCCAAGCAGGGTAACCCTGCCGAGTGGATGCTGGAGGTGATTGGAGCTGCTCCTGGCTCTACTGCCAAGAGAGACTGGCCTGTTGTGTGGGCTGAGTCTCCTGAGCGAGCTGCCAAGCGAGAGGAGCTCGATGAGATGGCCCGGACCGTTGAGCGAGTGCAGACGAACACTACCGAGCGAGATTCTACCGGATACTCTGACTCGGACCAGTTTGCAGTTGGATGGTGGACCCAGTTCAAGATTGTCAGCAAGCGACAATTCCAGGCTCTGTGGCGAACCCCTTCGTATCTGTGGTCCAAGGTCTTCCTGTGTGCTGCTTCTGCTATTTTCATCGGTTTCTCTTTCTTCAAGGCCCCCAACGACATGCAGGGTCTTCAGAACAAGatgttttctttcttcATGCTGTTTCTTATCTTCAACACTGTCGTTGAGCAGATCATTCCCCAGTTTGACAAGATGCGAGAACTGTATGAGGCACGTGAGCGGTCTTCCAAGACTTACTCGTGGCAGGTGTTTATGGGCTCCAACATGGTGGTCGAGCTCATCTGGCAGTTCTTCATGGGTGTgattgtcttcttctgcttctaCTACCCCGTTGGCTTCCAGTGGACCGCTGAGTATAACGACTCCGTTCACGAGCGAGGAGGACTCTTCTTCCTGTACGTTCTCCTGCTGTTCCTCTACAACTCGACTTTTGCTCACATGCTGATTGCCGGTATTGACAACAAGGACACTGCCGCCCAGATTGGAACTCTCTTGTTTACtctgatgctgctgttctgTGGTGTTCTGGCCACAAAGGAGCAGATGCCCGGCTTCTGGGTCTTCATGTATCGAGTGTCTCCTCTGACCTACTTTGTGGGCGGTATGATGGCCACCGGCATGGGTCGAGCTCCGGTCACTTGTTCTCCTCACGAGCTTGTCCGGTTCCCTGCTGTTCCTGGAAAGTCCTGTGGCGAGTACATGGACGGCTTCATCTCTGCTCTTGGTGACTCTGCCGGCTACCTTGTCAGCTCTTCCGCTGATATGTGTGAGTACTGCCCCATGAAGTCCTCCGACCAGTTCCTCGACTCCGTCGACATCTCTTACACTCAGCGATGGCGAAACTGGGGTATTCTTTGGGCTTACCCCTTGTTCAACATCTTTGCTGCCTTTGCACTTTACTACTTCTTCCGAGTCCCCAAGAAGTCCAAGGCTCAGAAGGCTTGA
- a CDS encoding uncharacterized protein (Compare to YALI0C20273g, similar to uniprot|Q9Y774 Candida tropicalis Secreted aspartic protease 2) has product MHFSPTLLASFLALVSAAPSNPKVLAFPFTRHQQDSALVQHHLQLSNHRPDPVFISNEFQYYSIDLTLGTPAQKFNVLLDTGSSDLWVYNVSDTTDCAGGACKNTGTFDSSKSSTYHSIDDKYFIQYVSGNASGNWGTDTLSLEGVSLPDFRFATIDNAQGNTGILGVSLPGSESVRKGESTYDNFPIALQKAGYIDRRVYSLYLNDTNAFNGTFLLGGIDHAKFNGSLTVLPLPSPDEFAVKYENIILDGKPIAKPGYTVLDSGTSFSYIPETVYNTIAKKHNLGDVTFFGLPSIDCKANVSLDFEFDGVTIHAQREQLIIDPGIGFCFFGVLPSTYSQNITLFGDTFLRNAYVVYDLEDLQIGIAQAVYTDKTDIRPVTGPLK; this is encoded by the coding sequence ATGCACTTCTCCCCCACCCTCCTGGCTTCTTTCCTTGCCCttgtttctgctgctcccagCAATCCCAAGGTCCTGGCCTTCCCCTTCACCAGACACCAACAGGACTCGGCCCTCGTGCAgcaccatctccagctcagcAACCATCGTCCTGATCCTGTTTTCATCAGTAACGAGTTCCAGTACTACTCCATTGACCTAACTCTCGGCACTCCCGCTCAGAAGTTCAACGTGCTGCTGGACACCGGCTCGTCCGATCTATGGGTGTACAACGTATCGGACACCACTGACTGTGCTGGCGGCGCCTGCAAGAACACTGGTACGTTCGACAGTTCCAAGTCCTCTACTTACCACTCCATCGACGACAAGTACTTCATCCAATACGTCTCGGGTAACGCCTCCGGCAACTGGGGAACAGACACACTCTCTCTGGAAGGCGTCTCACTCCCTGACTTCCGATTTGCTACTATCGATAACGCTCAGGGAAACACTGGAATTCTGGGAGTCTCTCTCCCTGGTTCCGAGTCTGTCCGAAAGGGTGAATCTACCTACGATAACTTCCCCATTGCTCTGCAAAAGGCTGGTTACATTGACAGACGAGTCTACTCTCTGTACTTGAACGATACCAACGCATTCAACGGAACTTTCCTGCTGGGCGGTATTGACCACGCCAAGTTCAACGGAAGCCTGACCGTGTTGCCTCTTCCTAGCCCCGACGAGTTCGCTGTTAAGTACGAGAACATTATTCTCGATGGAAAGCCAATCGCTAAGCCTGGATACACTGTTCTCGACTCGGGAACCTCTTTCTCTTACATTCCTGAGACCGTTTACAACACCATTGCTAAGAAGCACAACTTAGGAGACGTTACCTTCTTCGGTCTGCCATCTATAGACTGCAAGGCTAATGTCTCTTTGGACTTTGAATTCGATGGAGTGACCATCCACGCACAGAGAGAGCAGCTGATCATCGACCCTGGTATCGGCTTTTGCTTCTTCGGAGTCTTGCCCAGCACCTATTCTCAGAACATCACTTTGTTCGGAGACACCTTCCTGCGAAACGCCTACGTGGTATACGACCTCGAAGATCTCCAGATTGGCATTGCCCAGGCCGTGTACACCGATAAGACTGATATCCGTCCTGTCACTGGTCCTCTCAAATGA
- a CDS encoding uncharacterized protein (Compare to YALI0C20295g, similar to Saccharomyces cerevisiae CTR1 (YPR124W); ancestral locus Anc_3.459, some similarities with uniprot|P49573 Saccharomyces cerevisiae YPR124W Copper transport protein CTR1), with protein sequence MHISLIAITIAMDHGTMDHATMNHATMDHSGHNMASMATSILPPAVSTAMNAMATGMDHSTMDHSTMDHSSMDHSSMGGMDHDMGGMDHGGHMGMNMWLTTTWRDYPVLFKTMTASTGGKCFGIFCALFFTGMFHRGLALLRQTMEAKWAQADREKIKETGVPAKTGLSGFFANINPIRDLIRVTVAFTYYMIGYALMLSAMSYVLVYFFGICLGLAFGEILFNNVARTCQVAQIEDPKGEDCCC encoded by the coding sequence ATGCACATTTCACTAATCGCAATCACAATCGCAATGGATCACGGAACTATGGACCACGCTACTATGAACCACGCTACCATGGACCACTCGGGTCACAACATGGCTTCTATGGCTACTTCGATTCTCCCCCCCGCCGTTTCCACCGCTATGAACGCCATGGCCACCGGTATGGACCACTCCACCATGGACCATTCCACCATGGACCACTCTTCCATGGACCACTCTAGCATGGGAGGCATGGACCATGATATGGGAGGAATGGACCATGGAGGACACATGGGAATGAACATGTGGctcaccaccacctggAGAGACTATCCCGTTCTTTTCAAGACCATGACAGCTTCTACTGGAGGCAAGTGCTTTGGTATTTTCTGCGCCCTCTTCTTTACCGGCATGTTCCATCGAGGACTGGCCCTTCTTAGACAGACCATGGAGGCCAAGTGGGCCCAGGCTGACCgagagaagatcaaggagaccgGGGTTCCTGCCAAGACTGGCCTTTCCGGCTTCTTTGCCAACATTAACCCTATCAGAGACCTAATCCGAGTGACTGTTGCGTTCACATACTACATGATTGGATACGCTCTCATGCTGTCTGCCATGTCGTACGTTCTTGTCTACTTTTTCGGCATTTGCCTGGGTCTTGCTTTCGGAGAGATTCTGTTCAACAACGTCGCGCGGACTTGCCAGGTTGCCCAGATTGAGGATCCAAAGGGCGAGGATTGTTGCTGTTAG
- a CDS encoding uncharacterized protein (Compare to YALI0C20317g, similar to Saccharomyces cerevisiae YLR243W; ancestral locus Anc_8.397, highly similar to DEHA0G14091g Debaryomyces hansenii IPF 3941.1 and CA3563|IPF7819 Candida albicans), which translates to MSRVGILVLGPAGVGKSTFCNALITHIQSIGRRAHIVNLDPAAEPNEYEFTVDIRDLISLNDVMEEMELGPNGGLMYCFEFLLQNMDWLEEELGEFEDEYLIFDCPGQIELYTHVPVLPTIVKHLQRHMGFSLCACYILEAPFVLDRPKFFSGVLSAMSAMILLETPHINILSKMDLIKDEVPKRELKRFLNPDPLLMVDEANSQTNPKFHQLNLAITNMIEDFGMVQFLPLEAKNPDSVAAILSYLDDVTQWADNQEPKEPKVEEVEEEE; encoded by the coding sequence ATGTCGCGAGTAGGAATTTTGGTTCTGGGACCCGCCGGAGTGGGCAAATCGACCTTCTGCAACGCACTCATCACCCACATCCAATCCATTGGAAGACGGGCTCACATTGTCAATCTCGATCCTGCTGCCGAGCCGAACGAATACGAATTCACGGTCGACATTCGAGACCTGATCTCGCTGAACGACGtcatggaggagatggaacTGGGCCCTAACGGAGGACTCATGTACTGCTTTGAATTCTTGCTGCAGAACATGGACTGGCTGGAAGAGGAGCTGGGCGAGTTTGAAGACGAGTATTTGATCTTTGACTGTCCCGGTCAGATTGAACTGTACACCCACGTGCCTGTTCTTCCTACCATCGTTAAACATCTGCAGAGACACATGGGCTTCAGCTTATGTGCATGTTACATCCTGGAGGCCCCTTTTGTACTGGATCGTCCAAAGTTTTTTTCCGGCGTGCTGTCGGCCATGAGTGCCATGATTCTGCTCGAAACCCCACACATCAACATTCTGTCGAAAATGGACctcatcaaggacgaggtGCCGAAACGCGAGCTCAAGCGGTTCCTCAACCCAGATCCTCTTCTCATGGTGGATGAGGCTAACTCGCAAACCAACCCCAAGTTCCACCAGCTCAACTTggccatcaccaacatgaTTGAGGATTTTGGAATGGTCCAGTTTCTGCCActggaggccaagaacccAGACTCAGTCGCTGCTATCTTGAGTTATCTCGATGATGTTACCCAATGGGCTGATAACcaggagcccaaggagcccaaggtggaggaggttgaggaggaagagtaA
- a CDS encoding uncharacterized protein (Compare to YALI0C20339g, similar to Saccharomyces cerevisiae SKI8 (YGL213C); ancestral locus Anc_3.526, similar to uniprot|Q09150 Schizosaccharomyces pombe Meiotic recombination protein rec14) encodes MSKPYIQSLSLADAHKADIFSVATTDKYTISASADGTVKLWENNDSNPAGSVLATNAVGFHHVATDTNGDILAAVAFDGALSLFDLRSLEPIATKINNEVSGIWAVAISGNGHMMAVTNTSGHVFQWNLETDELVHKFPVTRPSHGICVDFSQCGEYISSGHENGGLYLFSTQTGRLMYSLLGHSTPIRSVKISPNSSLLAVGDDSGIVYLYHISSGEYYTNLTGHDTWVMAVAWNESGEYVLSGSYDGKMKVWSTENKTCVCTQTALTTPVFTVAWLKKGWGLGVIGGKNQGFVAGGVGKNLVWCREAAGE; translated from the coding sequence ATGTCAAAGCCATACATCCAATCGCTGTCACTTGCCGATGCGCATAAGGCGGACATTTTCAGCGTCGCCACGACCGACAAATACACCATCTCCGCCTCGGCTGACGGCACCGTCAAGCTGTGGGAGAACAACGATAGCAACCCTGCCGGCTCGGTGCTGGCTACAAACGCCGTAGGCTTCCACCACGTGGCCACTGACACCAACGGCGACATTCTGGCGGCTGTGGCGTTCGATGGAGCGCTCAGCCTCTTCGATCTGCGGTCTCTGGAGCCCATTGCAaccaagatcaacaacgAGGTCTCTGGTATCTGGGCCGTGGCCATCTCTGGAAACGGTCACATGATGGCggtcacaaacacatcGGGACACGTGTTCCAATGGAACCTCGAGACCGACGAGCTGGTGCACAAATTCCCCGTCACCCGACCCTCCCACGGTATCTGTGTTGACTTCTCCCAGTGTGGCGAATACATTTCCAGTGGTCACGAGAATGGTGGACTGTATCTGTTCTCCACCCAGACCGGCAGACTCATGTACTCGCTTCTGGGCCACTCCACTCCCATTCGATCTGTCAAAATCTCACCCAATTCGTCCCTGCTGGCCGTTGGAGATGATTCAGGCATCGTCTACCTCTACCACATTTCGTCCGGCGAGTACTACACCAACCTGACGGGACACGATACGTGGGTAATGGCAGTGGCGTGGAACGAGTCTGGCGAGTACGTGCTGAGTGGAAGCTACGACGGAAAGATGAAGGTGTGGTCGACCGAAAACAAGACGTGCGTTTGCACCCAAACTGCGCTCACCACTCCCGTCTTCACCGTTGCCTGGCTCAAGAAGGGATGGGGTCTCGGTGTCATTGGAGGAAAGAATCAGGGTTTTGTTGCAGGCGGTGTCGGAAAGAACCTGGTCTGGTGCCGAGAGGCTGCCGGCGAGTAA
- a CDS encoding uncharacterized protein (Compare to YALI0C20361g, similar to DEHA0B02134g Debaryomyces hansenii IPF 9288.1) — MAVRLHNCASYLQLQMWVSSLTNRSKSEIIHREQPSTCYFFSQRFQKRHKILIYDNKPFFALFSILSACLSSWLELEVGIKNMYSMHDALDFLHLLNFSAIMNPIELERIERRESQSPAVRIDSKEQFAKKTQVEVVFTDDSDRPDSFEITSERETNRETETEPESTTQKLMSIRNPSKNIYRLLAACLFGFQLGFSDGAPGALLPHIESWYNIGYAVVSIIWLGNSLGFITVALGSYWINEKVGRYLMLTLSPVFILAMTTIISPAPPYPLVVIAYYIGGLGVAAGLAQQNIFVSSMDKGHTYLGFLHGAYGAGATVAPLIATAMISANVQWSFFFLILVGLSCCSTMCIGWSWIGYKQDMAGFEGEEGDAAVAAPVEGEESLVRLSLRNKVTWLLALFTMAYQGTEVAIGGWVVTYLIDYRGGNPDQVGYVAAGFWAGLTLGRFVLVAPCQRWGPKRSVVILTIFLIVLIILTWLIPSIIGAAVCVSFAGFVMGPSYPLLITVATVLVPRKIQVISITVMTAFGSTGGALFPFFVGITAQSRGSFVVYPFCLALCGLMMATWLPLPRTYQRGTHGQ; from the coding sequence ATGGCTGTCCGGCTGCATAATTGTGCGTCATATCTGCAGCTGCAGATGTGGGTAAGTTCGCTTACAAACCGTTCTAAATCGGAAATAATTCACAGAGAGCAACCATCGACATGTTACTTTTTCTCCCAACGTTTCCAAAAGCGGCATAAGATCCTGATATACGACAATAAGCCTTTTTTTGCTCTTTTTAGCATCCTTTCCGCGTGCCTAAGCTCTTGGTTAGAGTTGGAAGTGGGGATAAAGAACATGTATAGTATGCACGATGCACTCGACTTTCTTCACCTCTTGAATTTCTCAGCAATCATGAATCCCATTGAATTGGAGCGCATTGAGCGTCGAGAATCACAATCTCCGGCCGTGAGAATCGACTCTAAGGAGCAATTTGCGAAGAAGACCCAGGTAGAGGTAGTTTTCACAGACGACTCGGATCGTCCAGACTCGTTTGAAATCACCTCCGAGAGGGAAACGAACCGAGAGACAGAAACCGAGCCGGAGTCGACTACACAGAAACTCATGAGCATCAGAAACCCCTCAAAAAACATATACCGGCTGTTGGCGGCGTGTCTTTTTGGTTTCCAGCTAGGGTTCTCAGATGGTGCACCTGGTGCTCTGCTTCCCCATATTGAAAGCTGGTACAATATCGGATACGCTGTTGTGTCTATCATCTGGTTGGGAAACTCACTGGGCTTCATCACAGTGGCTCTGGGCTCGTACTGGATCAATGAAAAGGTGGGCAGGTACTTGATGCTGACTTTGAGCCCTGTTTTCATTCTGGCCATGACCACAATCatctctccagctcccCCTTACCCGCTAGTTGTGATCGCCTACTACATTGGTGGACTGGGAGTGGCTGCGGGTCTTGCTCAACAAAACATCTTTGTTTCTTCGATGGATAAGGGCCATACTTATCTTGGTTTCCTACATGGAGCATACGGAGCAGGGGCTACAGTTGCTCCTCTGATTGCCACGGCCATGATCTCCGCTAATGTTCAGTggagcttcttctttctgatTCTCGTTGGCCTGTCGTGTTGCTCTACAATGTGTATTGGATGGAGCTGGATCGGATACAAGCAAGACATGGCGGGTTTTGAAGGTGAAGAAGGCGACGCCGCAGTTGCGGCTCCTGTcgaaggagaagagagtCTGGTGCGACTGTCACTCCGAAACAAAGTCACATGGCTCTTGGCTCTGTTCACAATGGCGTACCAAGGAACCGAGGTGGCGATTGGTGGATGGGTCGTCACCTATCTGATTGATTACCGAGGTGGAAACCCCGACCAAGTTGGATACGTTGCAGCCGGATTTTGGGCTGGTCTAACACTAGGTCGTTTTGTTCTCGTGGCTCCTTGCCAGAGATGGGGTCCTAAACGGTCTGTAGTCATTCTCACAATCTTCCTGATTGTACTCATCATTCTCACCTGGCTGATTCCATCCATTATCGGAGCTGCAGTTTGTGTCTCCTTTGCAGGTTTTGTCATGGGACCTTCTTACCCGCTGCTAATcactgtagctacagttCTGGTTCCGCGAAAGATTCAGGTCATCAGTATCACCGTCATGACAGCGTTTGGATCGACTGGAGGTGCCCTATTCCCCTTCTTTGTCGGTATCACAGCTCAGTCTCGAGGTTCTTTCGTCGTCTATCCCTTCTGCCTCGCTCTTTGTGGTCTCATGATGGCCACCTGGTTGCCTCTTCCCAGAACCTACCAGAGAGGTACCCACGGACAGTAA
- a CDS encoding uncharacterized protein (Compare to YALI0C20383g, no similarity) → MAYKHEEKDPILVPELDTTNQKPALGFAILLSDYLDSCDQPENKVSIVHSNSPFGSYLEDTNGITVRTDIARSWAKMEMTAIKNRIVLSGLTLTIPLFMYLKLIFW, encoded by the coding sequence ATGGCATACAAACACGAAGAAAAAGATCCCATTCTGGTTCCAGAGCTGGACACGACTAACCAAAAGCCCGCGTTGGGGTTCGCCATCTTGCTGTCCGACTACCTGGACTCCTGCGACCAGCCTGAGAACAAAGTCAGCATCGTCCATAGCAACAGCCCGTTTGGGTCGTACTTGGAGGACACCAACGGCATCACTGTTCGAACGGACATTGCTCGCAGCTGGGCCAAGATGGAAATGAccgccatcaagaaccGGATCGTTTTGAGCGGTCTCACGCTGACCATTCCGCTCTTCATGTATCTCAAGCTGATTTTCTGGTGA